In Desulfobacterales bacterium, a genomic segment contains:
- the dnaX gene encoding DNA polymerase III subunit gamma/tau, with translation MSYLVLARKYRPQTFEAVVHQEHVTQTLSNAISSGRVAHAILFSGPRGTGKTTIARILAKAMNCKAGPSPNPCNTCRSCVEITAGNSTDVFEIDGASNNSVDQVRELRDNIKYMPAHSPYKIYIIDEVHMLSTAAFNALLKTLEEPPAHVLFFFATTEPHKIPITILSRCQRHDLRRIDLQAVVTHLAKLCAAEAIAFPEESLWVIARESGGSMRDALSLLDQMISCADGPILHDHVLDLLGAVDTETLFKISAAALTQNVSELLNILDTAHGRGRDLKKLYSDLIGHFRNLLVIKVAKNAAALVSFSDQEIEMARRQIQVVTPAVLTQTLDLLMREEQAIRYAVQPRLALEMAFIRLGVLKPALPIEHLIEGLDALRKDFFVDSGNKMGVPPPSYDDVPNGFHGKSAALKEPSAPVYPQKIAETSAPKNKPVETGETAESLDRAWQDILSRISIDYPMLAPNLTLSAAKTLSKSTIEIEVSGSKFNLNMVQREKSRGALAQVCSDYFGRPLQVTIHSGAIEISDHREGKEEEQQRKNEALRHPLVQDVIEIFDGKVVDVKMS, from the coding sequence ATGTCCTATCTTGTGCTTGCTCGAAAGTATCGGCCCCAAACTTTTGAGGCGGTGGTTCACCAGGAGCATGTGACCCAAACGCTTTCTAATGCCATTTCGTCCGGCCGGGTGGCGCATGCTATTTTGTTTTCAGGCCCCAGGGGTACCGGCAAGACCACCATCGCGCGGATTTTGGCAAAAGCCATGAACTGTAAAGCGGGGCCGAGCCCGAACCCCTGTAATACCTGCCGTTCATGTGTGGAAATCACGGCGGGAAACTCCACGGATGTTTTTGAGATCGACGGTGCTTCCAATAATTCGGTGGATCAGGTAAGGGAGCTGCGGGACAATATCAAATATATGCCGGCGCACAGCCCTTACAAAATATATATTATCGATGAAGTGCATATGCTGAGCACGGCCGCGTTTAACGCCCTGCTGAAAACCCTGGAGGAACCGCCCGCGCACGTGTTGTTTTTCTTTGCCACGACCGAGCCGCATAAGATACCGATTACGATTCTGTCAAGGTGCCAGCGGCACGATCTGCGCCGAATTGATTTACAGGCAGTCGTGACCCATCTTGCCAAGCTATGCGCAGCGGAAGCCATCGCATTTCCGGAAGAAAGCCTTTGGGTGATCGCCAGGGAGTCCGGTGGAAGCATGCGCGATGCGTTAAGCCTGTTGGATCAGATGATTTCTTGCGCGGACGGGCCGATTTTGCATGACCATGTTCTGGATCTGCTGGGGGCTGTGGATACAGAAACCTTGTTTAAAATTTCCGCTGCCGCGTTGACGCAAAACGTTTCGGAACTGCTGAATATCCTTGACACCGCCCATGGCCGTGGCCGGGATCTGAAAAAACTTTATTCTGATCTGATTGGCCATTTTCGAAACCTTCTTGTGATTAAAGTGGCCAAAAATGCGGCGGCATTGGTGAGCTTTTCCGATCAGGAAATCGAAATGGCCCGAAGGCAGATTCAGGTCGTGACCCCGGCAGTGCTAACCCAGACACTGGACTTGTTAATGCGGGAAGAGCAGGCCATTCGGTATGCCGTGCAACCTCGCCTTGCCCTGGAAATGGCCTTTATTCGCCTGGGCGTTCTTAAACCGGCATTGCCCATCGAACATCTTATCGAAGGCCTGGACGCATTAAGAAAAGATTTTTTTGTTGATTCCGGAAATAAAATGGGGGTGCCGCCGCCATCTTATGATGATGTTCCGAATGGTTTTCATGGGAAATCAGCTGCTTTAAAAGAACCGAGTGCGCCTGTTTATCCTCAGAAGATCGCCGAGACTTCCGCCCCGAAAAACAAACCGGTTGAGACTGGTGAAACGGCGGAATCTCTTGACAGGGCTTGGCAGGATATTTTAAGTCGGATTTCAATTGATTATCCTATGCTGGCGCCCAATTTGACCCTCAGTGCGGCCAAAACGCTTTCCAAGTCAACGATTGAGATTGAGGTGTCGGGCAGCAAATTCAATTTGAATATGGTGCAGCGGGAAAAAAGCCGCGGCGCGCTGGCGCAGGTTTGCAGCGACTATTTTGGCCGGCCCTTGCAAGTGACGATTCATTCCGGGGCCATTGAGATTTCGGACCATCGGGAAGGAAAAGAAGAGGAGCAGCAACGAAAGAATGAGGCGCTTCGTCACCCACTGGTTCAGGATGTGATCGAGATATTTGACGGCAAGGTTGTTGATGTGAAGATGAGTTAG
- the murI gene encoding glutamate racemase — protein MIGLIDSGLGGLTVAREIRRLLPNQDLLYFGDTAHMPYGARPAAVIRDYTLRSAEFLLKAGANLLVLAGHTVACVAGPHLEDTFATPVLSVSEATITAAMADSSKNGFGLIATRATVESRFFEETIQKRCDSARVYAVAAPLLVALVEEGWIQKPETHMMVKKHLHPLITRQIDTLILGCNHFSLLQRAFARKAGARIKIVTGIMPLALQVKQIIDASSELNQPADRKGALRVMVSEKTAHYEKTARIFFGGHVVLDVA, from the coding sequence ATGATTGGGTTGATCGATTCGGGGCTCGGCGGGTTAACGGTGGCGCGGGAAATCAGACGGTTGCTGCCGAATCAGGATTTGTTGTATTTCGGAGATACCGCCCACATGCCGTATGGTGCGCGCCCCGCGGCAGTAATACGGGATTATACACTGCGAAGCGCCGAGTTTTTATTGAAGGCAGGGGCCAACCTGTTGGTGCTTGCCGGCCACACCGTGGCCTGCGTGGCAGGGCCGCACCTTGAAGATACTTTTGCCACGCCCGTTTTATCCGTGTCTGAGGCAACAATAACCGCGGCGATGGCAGACTCCTCCAAAAACGGATTTGGTCTGATCGCAACCCGCGCCACGGTGGAAAGCCGGTTTTTTGAGGAAACGATTCAAAAAAGATGTGACAGTGCTCGGGTGTATGCTGTTGCAGCGCCATTGCTCGTCGCACTCGTAGAGGAAGGGTGGATCCAAAAGCCGGAGACTCACATGATGGTCAAAAAACATCTTCACCCGCTGATTACCCGGCAAATCGATACCCTTATCCTGGGGTGCAACCATTTTTCCCTTTTACAAAGGGCCTTCGCACGAAAAGCCGGCGCCCGGATTAAAATAGTAACAGGAATCATGCCGTTGGCCTTACAGGTAAAACAAATTATCGACGCATCAAGCGAATTGAATCAGCCTGCAGATCGAAAAGGCGCCCTGCGGGTAATGGTGTCTGAAAAAACCGCACATTATGAAAAAACCGCCCGGATCTTTTTTGGCGGCCATGTGGTACTCGATGTGGCTTAA
- a CDS encoding zinc ribbon domain-containing protein: protein MPIYEYECCQCGKIEEAIQHFSDAPLTTCRHCSGKLSKLISQSSFHLKGSGWFADGYGAKSKEKDVPVAKEAGNTGACSGPEKSVDSGTKASE from the coding sequence ATGCCCATTTATGAGTACGAATGCTGCCAGTGTGGAAAAATCGAAGAGGCGATACAACATTTTTCCGACGCACCATTAACGACGTGCAGGCACTGTTCCGGAAAGCTTTCAAAACTTATTTCCCAAAGCAGCTTCCACCTTAAAGGCAGTGGATGGTTTGCGGACGGGTACGGTGCCAAATCCAAAGAGAAAGATGTCCCGGTAGCAAAAGAGGCGGGAAACACAGGCGCTTGCTCGGGACCGGAAAAATCCGTCGATTCCGGTACCAAGGCGAGTGAATAA
- a CDS encoding YbaB/EbfC family nucleoid-associated protein, with the protein MKGGMGKMMKQAQQLQAKMLKMQEEAGQMTVETTSGGGMVKVVANGRQQIVSIHIEKEVVDPEDVEMLQDLILSAVNDALTKSQEMVSEKMSQLTGGLNIPGLM; encoded by the coding sequence ATGAAGGGTGGTATGGGAAAAATGATGAAACAAGCCCAGCAACTTCAGGCCAAGATGCTTAAAATGCAGGAAGAGGCGGGGCAAATGACGGTGGAAACAACTTCCGGCGGCGGTATGGTCAAAGTTGTGGCCAATGGGCGCCAGCAGATTGTTTCGATCCATATTGAAAAGGAAGTGGTTGATCCCGAGGACGTTGAAATGCTTCAGGATCTTATTCTCTCGGCGGTCAACGATGCATTGACGAAGTCCCAGGAAATGGTTTCTGAGAAGATGAGCCAGCTCACCGGCGGGTTGAATATTCCCGGCCTCATGTGA
- a CDS encoding YkgJ family cysteine cluster protein, with protein sequence MVSDAPEFEKKVPDPADIFECQRCNDCCKGYGGTFVTEKDIQAISEYIGVPPERFVDAYCRFSGKKPVIAQGKDGYCVFLTADGCGIHPVKPKMCRAWPFIESVLRAPENWRIMAGACPGMRTDFSDEAIVACVSRVLAQRDVTP encoded by the coding sequence ATGGTTTCTGATGCACCCGAATTCGAGAAAAAGGTGCCGGACCCGGCGGATATTTTTGAATGTCAACGGTGTAACGACTGTTGCAAGGGCTATGGCGGCACCTTTGTCACGGAAAAAGACATTCAGGCTATATCCGAATATATCGGCGTTCCGCCGGAACGGTTTGTCGACGCATACTGCCGCTTTTCAGGCAAAAAACCGGTAATTGCGCAAGGGAAAGACGGGTATTGCGTATTTCTCACGGCGGACGGGTGCGGCATACACCCCGTCAAACCGAAAATGTGCCGTGCGTGGCCGTTTATCGAAAGTGTCCTCAGGGCGCCGGAAAACTGGCGGATCATGGCCGGCGCTTGCCCCGGCATGCGTACCGATTTTTCCGACGAGGCCATTGTTGCTTGCGTATCGCGGGTGCTGGCGCAAAGAGATGTGACACCATGA
- a CDS encoding tRNA1(Val) (adenine(37)-N6)-methyltransferase yields the protein MSLVTFDAFFDGRIQVRQESDGYRYSIDAVILAYFSKRLPGEKVLDLGTGCGIIPLIMAFRKPAIHVFGVEVQSSLARLAVENVKDNRMTDRITILHADMKSLRIFMTGGPVDLVVVNPPFHRAGSGRINPNDQRAVARHEIRVGLSDVMLTARRMLRTGGYFLSIYTAERVCDLIIEMRKAGIEPKTLQAIQSYENEAAKLVLVEGKKGGKPGTRLAPPIILYHTDGAYTEAARQMFQYD from the coding sequence ATGTCGCTCGTTACATTCGATGCTTTTTTTGACGGCCGAATTCAGGTCAGGCAAGAGTCCGATGGCTATCGGTATTCCATTGACGCCGTTATTCTGGCCTATTTTTCCAAAAGACTCCCCGGGGAAAAGGTGCTGGATTTGGGCACCGGCTGCGGCATTATTCCCCTGATTATGGCATTTCGAAAGCCCGCTATTCATGTTTTTGGTGTTGAAGTCCAGAGTTCGCTGGCGCGCTTGGCGGTGGAAAATGTGAAGGATAACCGCATGACGGATCGTATTACGATTTTGCATGCAGACATGAAATCACTTCGGATTTTCATGACGGGCGGTCCCGTCGATCTGGTTGTGGTGAACCCGCCCTTTCACCGGGCCGGCTCCGGGCGAATCAATCCGAATGACCAGCGTGCGGTGGCCCGGCACGAAATACGGGTGGGGTTGTCCGACGTGATGCTCACGGCACGCCGCATGCTGCGAACCGGGGGATACTTCCTGTCTATTTACACGGCGGAACGCGTTTGCGATTTGATCATCGAGATGCGCAAGGCCGGGATTGAACCCAAAACGCTTCAGGCAATCCAATCCTACGAAAATGAAGCCGCCAAATTGGTTCTGGTGGAGGGGAAAAAGGGTGGCAAACCCGGCACCCGGCTGGCGCCGCCGATAATTCTTTATCATACCGACGGCGCTTATACCGAAGCGGCCAGACAAATGTTTCAATATGACTGA
- a CDS encoding chloride channel protein, translating to MDRSFINFLNKWRYPASWAIFRFDDRILMILLAVIVGTCAGLAAVALNRSLLFLFEQLNHLRHFWWGFILPAIGAVLSTIVLENIFKESAGYGVPEVIYSVSRFGGLLRLRSSFSRLISSCLTIGSGGSAGPEAPVVISGSAIGSNIATLFSLNDRQRITLVGCGTAAAIGSIFNAPIAGMVFAIEVILGDWKAPSIIPIAIASVAGTELSRLLQGNQIAFSHRVFHLDMIENLSCFGLGIFCAAASILLTRALGIMHHRAEKVQLPSWLKAAVGGCAVGLIGIFMPPVLGEGYHSIRSMIIGAFEPGLMFAAIAVGAKIAATSLTLGSGGSGGIFAPGLVIGSMVGLTYHRALTFLWPSAEWVNEGSFALLGMAGLISGILQAPLTGIFLIIEITGGYDVILPLIIVSAISTSLCHYIEPASIYLKGLIEKGQLLRLGTDARVLQDLSITELIEKDCTVVTPNLLLRDFIKIIERSHRNYFPVQEEDTGLFVGLIHLDDIRPYLFNRGMYDVVLLGQIMRTEVEVINPNDDLPNVLNIMDEKRYFSMPVVKNGRFIGMISKATLLDQYRKELRIQTIV from the coding sequence ATGGACCGCTCTTTCATTAACTTTTTGAATAAATGGCGGTATCCGGCCAGTTGGGCGATTTTCCGTTTCGATGATAGAATCCTGATGATCTTATTGGCCGTTATCGTCGGAACCTGTGCCGGCCTGGCCGCCGTTGCACTCAACCGCTCGCTGCTTTTTCTGTTTGAGCAGCTGAATCACCTGAGGCACTTCTGGTGGGGATTCATTCTGCCGGCTATCGGCGCAGTCCTGTCGACAATCGTCCTTGAAAATATTTTCAAGGAGAGCGCAGGCTATGGTGTGCCGGAGGTCATCTACAGCGTCTCCCGATTCGGCGGTCTGCTGAGACTCCGGTCGAGCTTTTCCCGCCTGATTTCAAGTTGTCTGACTATCGGTAGCGGCGGTTCAGCCGGTCCCGAAGCACCGGTCGTCATCAGCGGCTCCGCCATCGGGTCTAATATCGCCACGTTATTTTCCTTAAACGACCGCCAACGGATCACACTGGTCGGATGCGGCACCGCCGCTGCCATTGGTTCCATTTTTAATGCTCCCATAGCGGGCATGGTCTTTGCGATTGAAGTGATCCTCGGTGACTGGAAGGCCCCAAGCATCATCCCCATTGCCATCGCTTCGGTGGCGGGCACGGAATTAAGCCGCCTGCTGCAGGGCAATCAGATCGCTTTTTCCCATCGCGTCTTTCATTTGGATATGATCGAAAACCTATCCTGCTTCGGTCTTGGCATCTTCTGCGCCGCCGCATCGATTCTGTTGACCCGCGCGCTGGGCATCATGCACCACCGGGCGGAAAAGGTTCAACTCCCCTCATGGTTAAAAGCCGCTGTCGGCGGTTGCGCCGTCGGCCTCATCGGCATTTTTATGCCGCCCGTTCTGGGGGAAGGATACCATTCCATTCGAAGCATGATCATCGGCGCGTTTGAACCGGGGTTGATGTTCGCAGCCATTGCAGTCGGCGCAAAAATCGCCGCAACAAGCTTGACCCTCGGCTCGGGCGGTTCAGGCGGTATTTTCGCCCCCGGCCTTGTCATCGGCAGCATGGTCGGGTTGACTTATCATCGCGCCCTAACCTTTTTATGGCCCTCAGCCGAATGGGTCAATGAAGGCAGTTTTGCACTGCTCGGCATGGCGGGGCTCATCAGCGGAATTTTGCAGGCACCGTTGACGGGAATTTTTCTGATCATCGAAATCACCGGCGGCTATGATGTCATCCTGCCTCTGATCATCGTATCCGCTATTTCAACCTCGCTTTGCCACTATATCGAACCGGCATCCATCTATTTAAAAGGTCTAATCGAAAAGGGGCAATTGTTGCGGCTCGGCACCGATGCCCGCGTGTTGCAGGATTTAAGCATCACCGAGCTGATTGAAAAAGACTGCACCGTGGTCACACCAAACCTGTTACTCAGGGATTTCATTAAAATCATCGAACGGTCTCACCGAAATTATTTTCCGGTCCAAGAAGAAGACACCGGCCTATTTGTCGGTTTGATTCATCTGGACGATATTCGACCCTACCTGTTTAACCGGGGAATGTATGATGTGGTATTGCTAGGGCAAATCATGAGAACGGAGGTGGAGGTGATCAATCCGAATGATGATCTGCCGAATGTATTGAACATTATGGATGAAAAACGCTATTTTTCCATGCCCGTCGTGAAAAACGGGCGTTTTATCGGCATGATTTCAAAGGCCACCCTTCTGGATCAATACCGCAAGGAATTGCGAATACAAACCATCGTTTGA
- a CDS encoding DUF721 domain-containing protein: MVRPSLKQCVHIGGIISELLKTHKQTCGRELTLILEIWEDALGEQISGHARPAAYKNRLLWVEVANSVWHQQLQFLKPDMIARINHKLGIALVENIKFKVGRHRS; this comes from the coding sequence TTGGTCAGGCCCTCATTAAAACAGTGCGTTCATATCGGCGGCATCATCTCGGAGCTACTTAAAACGCATAAGCAAACATGCGGCAGGGAACTGACCCTTATCCTGGAGATTTGGGAGGACGCCCTCGGAGAGCAGATTTCGGGCCATGCCCGGCCGGCTGCTTACAAGAACCGGCTGCTTTGGGTGGAGGTCGCCAATTCGGTCTGGCATCAACAATTGCAGTTCTTAAAACCAGACATGATTGCGCGTATTAATCATAAGCTGGGGATAGCCCTGGTGGAGAATATAAAATTCAAAGTCGGGCGCCATCGAAGCTAA
- a CDS encoding AURKAIP1/COX24 domain-containing protein, whose translation MGSVIKKRKKKMRKHKHRKLLARTRHQRRKGK comes from the coding sequence TTGGGCAGCGTTATCAAGAAACGAAAAAAAAAGATGAGAAAACACAAGCATCGAAAGCTTCTCGCCCGAACCCGTCATCAGAGGCGAAAGGGCAAATAA
- a CDS encoding DUF1015 domain-containing protein — protein MARILPFQGIHYNLSKIGNYANVATPPYDVIPEAQRNMFHERHPNNVIRLILGKPTDADTPQNNPHTRAAAFFREWLAKNILLKSPEAALYLTAVDFPFKGETVRRYGLTAKVALEPFEKKIILPHERTFSKVKSERLELIKLCHANFSPIFSLYTDSENILNTLVAAAGNVSPEMDFIDDAGHRHLMWRLTDPELHQSITTVFHNKPLFIADGHHRYETALNFRNWLKDTQPDFDTSHPANFIMMSLSSISDPGLVILPAHRILTAVPAEIRETFISTAENYFDIISVPAGHEGRVELMSRLEPETAGNRFGVVIKNQPLYYLLTLKPGVMDRLFEDELPPALRHLDVTVLTRLIFMEILKFDQERLDNEKAIMYSSTEDGAFEAVEKAGQDICFILNPTKIKQVRQVSEQGLIMPRKSTYFYPKVITGQVMNDLKP, from the coding sequence ATGGCCAGAATACTTCCTTTCCAGGGAATCCACTACAATCTAAGCAAAATCGGCAATTATGCAAATGTCGCCACACCACCTTACGACGTGATTCCGGAAGCCCAGCGGAATATGTTTCACGAACGCCATCCCAACAATGTGATCCGCCTGATTCTCGGAAAGCCGACCGATGCTGACACCCCGCAAAATAATCCGCATACCCGCGCCGCCGCTTTTTTCAGAGAGTGGTTGGCAAAAAATATCTTGCTGAAATCACCGGAAGCCGCGCTGTACCTGACCGCTGTCGACTTTCCGTTCAAGGGAGAAACCGTTCGGCGTTACGGTCTGACCGCCAAAGTGGCCCTTGAACCGTTTGAGAAAAAAATCATCCTTCCCCACGAACGTACGTTTTCAAAGGTAAAATCCGAACGGCTGGAATTGATAAAATTATGCCACGCCAATTTCAGCCCGATTTTTTCTCTCTACACGGATTCGGAAAACATATTGAACACGCTGGTGGCCGCCGCCGGAAACGTATCACCGGAAATGGATTTCATTGATGACGCCGGCCACAGGCACCTGATGTGGCGCCTAACGGATCCGGAACTTCACCAATCCATTACCACGGTGTTTCACAACAAGCCTTTATTTATCGCGGACGGTCATCATCGATACGAAACCGCGCTCAATTTCCGCAACTGGCTGAAAGACACTCAGCCGGATTTTGATACATCGCATCCGGCCAACTTCATTATGATGTCCTTATCCAGCATCAGTGACCCAGGGCTTGTTATTCTTCCGGCCCACCGCATTTTGACGGCCGTCCCCGCTGAAATACGCGAAACTTTCATCTCAACCGCTGAAAACTATTTTGATATTATTAGCGTGCCCGCCGGTCACGAAGGGCGCGTCGAATTGATGTCACGGCTCGAACCGGAAACAGCAGGGAATCGCTTTGGCGTAGTGATTAAAAACCAGCCCTTGTATTACTTGCTGACGCTCAAACCCGGTGTCATGGACCGGCTCTTTGAGGATGAGCTTCCGCCCGCGCTACGGCACCTGGATGTTACAGTGCTTACCCGCCTTATTTTCATGGAAATTCTAAAATTTGACCAGGAGCGGTTGGATAACGAAAAGGCGATTATGTATTCAAGCACGGAGGACGGTGCCTTCGAGGCGGTTGAAAAGGCGGGACAAGATATCTGTTTTATTCTCAACCCCACGAAAATCAAACAGGTTCGGCAGGTATCGGAACAAGGGTTGATCATGCCGAGGAAATCAACCTATTTTTATCCCAAAGTCATCACCGGCCAGGTCATGAACGACCTGAAGCCCTAA
- the hflK gene encoding FtsH protease activity modulator HflK has translation MNWDWDKLKDHQQQQHGGPPPQFDEILNKIKDIKFPGGPLFIVVILLAFISLSCFFTVGVDEEGVVQRFGRYVRTNQPGLGFKLPMGIEKVTKVKVRLVYKAEFESGPSQMVPAATRFLGGDDAANPTLMLTGDLNVAVVPWIVQYRIKEPYDYLFKVKNVEVLLSDLSEAAMRLVVGDRSINEVITKRDEIAIEAKEVLQRELDNANAGIAITTIEMKKTNVPDPVQPSFNEVNQAVQDKETMIYQAKEDYNKALPEARGEAERTIRAAEGYAMERVNLAKGDASRFLALYREYAKAKDITKRRMYLETIAEVFPALGKKYIVDSEQKNLLPLLNLGNESGVTK, from the coding sequence ATGAACTGGGATTGGGACAAACTTAAAGATCATCAACAACAACAGCACGGCGGCCCCCCGCCCCAATTTGATGAGATATTAAATAAAATTAAAGACATCAAATTTCCAGGCGGCCCGTTATTTATTGTAGTGATCCTTCTCGCGTTTATCTCACTAAGCTGTTTTTTTACAGTGGGCGTGGATGAGGAAGGGGTAGTGCAACGATTCGGTCGCTATGTACGCACCAATCAACCGGGGCTAGGATTTAAACTCCCCATGGGTATTGAAAAAGTCACAAAGGTCAAAGTCCGCTTAGTCTACAAGGCGGAGTTTGAAAGCGGTCCGAGCCAAATGGTGCCCGCCGCCACCCGGTTTTTAGGCGGGGATGACGCGGCCAACCCCACACTGATGCTGACCGGCGACTTAAATGTGGCGGTCGTGCCCTGGATTGTTCAATACCGCATAAAAGAGCCTTACGATTATTTATTCAAGGTAAAAAATGTAGAGGTGCTGCTCTCGGATCTTTCCGAAGCCGCGATGCGGCTTGTCGTTGGAGACCGCAGCATCAACGAGGTGATCACCAAGCGGGACGAAATCGCGATAGAGGCCAAGGAAGTGCTTCAAAGGGAACTCGACAATGCAAACGCCGGCATCGCCATCACCACGATTGAAATGAAAAAAACAAATGTTCCCGATCCCGTACAGCCCTCTTTTAATGAAGTCAATCAGGCGGTTCAGGATAAGGAAACCATGATTTACCAAGCCAAGGAAGATTACAACAAGGCGCTTCCCGAGGCCAGGGGAGAAGCGGAAAGAACGATCAGGGCCGCCGAGGGCTATGCCATGGAGCGTGTCAACCTGGCAAAGGGAGATGCTTCTCGCTTTCTGGCCCTTTACCGTGAATACGCCAAGGCCAAAGACATTACCAAACGAAGGATGTATCTGGAAACGATCGCAGAGGTGTTTCCCGCATTGGGGAAAAAATATATTGTCGACTCGGAGCAAAAAAATTTATTGCCTTTGCTTAACTTAGGAAACGAAAGCGGTGTAACCAAATGA
- the recR gene encoding recombination mediator RecR: protein MNHYPPSMIALIKNFSKLPGIGEKTAERLAVHILRSSREAAEALSQSIMDVKDRIRLCRKCFSLSDAEQCRICSDTGRDAGLLCVVEQQGDMASIEKAGAFGGLYHVLCGVLSPMDGVGPDDIRIRELIDRVREGGVREVVLATGTNLEGETTATFIAEKLAPYPVKMTRIATGVPVGGDLKYVDQMTLKKAMEARHGF, encoded by the coding sequence ATGAATCATTATCCGCCATCCATGATTGCGTTGATCAAAAATTTTTCCAAATTGCCCGGCATCGGCGAAAAAACGGCCGAGCGGCTGGCCGTGCATATCCTTCGTTCCTCCAGGGAGGCGGCCGAGGCGCTGTCACAGAGCATCATGGATGTAAAGGATCGCATCCGGCTTTGTCGAAAGTGTTTTTCTCTTAGCGATGCCGAGCAATGTCGCATTTGCAGTGATACGGGTCGCGATGCCGGTCTTTTGTGTGTGGTGGAACAACAAGGGGACATGGCTTCTATTGAAAAGGCGGGCGCTTTTGGCGGTTTGTACCATGTGCTGTGCGGCGTTTTATCGCCCATGGACGGGGTCGGACCGGATGATATTCGCATTCGGGAATTAATCGATCGGGTTCGCGAGGGCGGCGTCCGGGAGGTCGTGCTGGCTACGGGCACCAACCTTGAGGGGGAAACGACCGCAACGTTTATTGCTGAAAAGCTGGCGCCGTATCCGGTCAAGATGACACGGATTGCCACGGGGGTTCCGGTGGGCGGGGATCTAAAATATGTGGATCAGATGACGCTTAAAAAAGCGATGGAGGCCCGGCATGGTTTCTGA
- the hflC gene encoding protease modulator HflC yields MKTKGALIIIGAIAVVVLFLSAFVVDETEQVVITQFGKVIGEPITSPGLKFKIPFIQIATFFPKNLQSWDGEPGQIPTLEKTYIWVDAFARWKIVDPVQFFETVNNLNRAKGRLDDIIDPAVRNAVTSYRLIETVRKSNRELDTMEVGVDTVQNEEASTDTKGFSSQTEKISTYIINTGREKIMQMILEQAQPKLKGFGIELVDVKIKRINYVDQVRKSVYGRMIAERNQIAEKFRSEGQGEAKKILGEKERDLKEITSEAYRRAQQIKGKADAEATRIFADAFGVDADFYSFSKTLETYKTTMDSNSSLVISTDSDFFKYLKGYSQQP; encoded by the coding sequence ATGAAAACCAAAGGTGCTCTCATAATCATTGGCGCGATTGCCGTTGTTGTTCTATTCTTATCAGCCTTTGTGGTCGATGAAACCGAACAGGTGGTCATCACCCAATTCGGAAAAGTCATCGGTGAGCCGATCACCAGCCCGGGGCTCAAATTTAAAATTCCTTTTATTCAAATAGCGACCTTCTTCCCCAAAAACCTGCAGTCATGGGATGGGGAACCGGGCCAGATACCGACACTGGAAAAAACCTATATTTGGGTCGATGCCTTTGCGCGCTGGAAAATCGTTGACCCCGTTCAATTCTTTGAGACTGTCAACAATTTGAACCGGGCCAAAGGCCGCCTGGATGACATCATCGACCCGGCGGTCAGAAATGCCGTCACCTCGTATCGCCTGATCGAAACAGTCCGAAAAAGCAACCGCGAGCTTGACACCATGGAAGTCGGCGTTGATACGGTCCAAAACGAGGAGGCTTCAACCGATACAAAAGGATTTTCATCCCAGACAGAGAAAATTTCAACTTATATAATTAATACCGGCAGGGAAAAAATCATGCAGATGATTCTTGAACAGGCCCAGCCTAAGTTGAAAGGTTTCGGCATCGAGCTGGTGGACGTTAAAATCAAGCGGATCAATTATGTCGACCAAGTTCGCAAATCGGTCTATGGCCGCATGATTGCGGAACGAAATCAAATCGCTGAAAAATTCCGTTCGGAGGGTCAGGGCGAAGCCAAAAAAATTCTTGGAGAAAAAGAGCGGGATTTAAAAGAGATTACCTCCGAGGCCTACCGCAGGGCGCAGCAAATCAAGGGGAAAGCGGATGCTGAAGCGACACGAATTTTTGCCGACGCATTCGGCGTCGATGCGGATTTTTATTCTTTTTCAAAAACACTGGAAACGTATAAAACCACGATGGATTCCAACAGCTCACTGGTGATCTCGACAGATTCAGATTTTTTCAAATATCTAAAAGGATATTCCCAACAGCCCTAG